Proteins co-encoded in one Klebsiella michiganensis genomic window:
- a CDS encoding membrane protein insertase (functions to insert inner membrane proteins into the IM in Escherichia coli; interacts with transmembrane segments; functions in both Sec-dependent and -independent membrane insertion; similar to Oxa1p in mitochondria): MDSQRNLFLIALLFVSFMIWQAWEQDHAPQPQVQQTTQTTNSQGNAANQGVPASGQGKLITVKTDVLELTINTRGGDVEQALLPTYPKELKSAEPFQLLETTPEFIYQAQSGLTGRDGPDNPANGDRPLYNVTADTFALADGQNELVVPMTFTDAAGNTFTKTFTLKRGEFSVGVDYNVKNVGEKPLELATFGQLKQSINLPSHRDTGSSNFALHTFRGAAYSTPDAKYEKVKFDNIADGENLNVNANSGWVAMLQQYFATAWVPHTQGANNFYTTKLNNDVAAIGYKSASQIVQPGQTAQMGSTLWVGPEIQDKMAAVAPHLDLTVDYGWLWFISQPLFKLLKFIHSFIGNWGFSIIVITFIVRGIMYPLTKAQYTSMAKMRMLQPKLAAMRERIGDDKQRMSQEMMALYKAEKVNPLGGCFPLIIQMPIFLALYYMLMGSVELRHAPFALWIHDLSAQDPYYILPILMGATMFFIQKMSPTTVTDPMQQKIMTFMPVIFTVFFLWFPSGLVLYYIVSNLVTILQQQLIYRGLEKRGLHSRDKKKT, encoded by the coding sequence ATGGATTCGCAACGCAATCTTTTTCTCATCGCTTTGTTGTTCGTGTCTTTCATGATCTGGCAAGCCTGGGAGCAGGACCACGCTCCTCAACCTCAGGTGCAGCAGACCACGCAGACCACGAACAGCCAGGGTAACGCCGCTAACCAGGGTGTGCCGGCCAGTGGCCAGGGAAAACTCATTACGGTTAAAACTGACGTTCTTGAACTGACCATCAACACCCGCGGTGGTGATGTGGAACAAGCGCTGTTGCCAACCTACCCGAAAGAGTTGAAATCCGCAGAGCCTTTCCAGCTGCTGGAAACCACGCCTGAATTTATCTACCAGGCGCAGAGCGGCCTGACCGGTCGTGATGGCCCGGATAACCCGGCGAACGGCGACCGTCCACTGTATAACGTCACTGCTGACACCTTTGCGCTGGCGGATGGCCAGAACGAACTGGTTGTGCCGATGACGTTTACCGACGCGGCAGGCAACACCTTCACCAAGACCTTCACCCTGAAACGCGGTGAATTCTCTGTGGGCGTGGACTACAACGTGAAGAACGTGGGCGAGAAACCGCTGGAGCTGGCGACCTTTGGTCAGCTGAAGCAGTCCATCAACCTACCTTCTCATCGCGATACCGGCAGCAGCAACTTTGCGCTGCACACCTTCCGTGGTGCGGCCTACTCCACCCCGGACGCGAAATACGAAAAAGTTAAGTTCGACAACATTGCCGACGGTGAAAACCTGAACGTCAATGCCAACAGCGGTTGGGTGGCGATGCTGCAGCAGTACTTTGCTACCGCATGGGTGCCGCATACTCAGGGCGCAAACAACTTCTACACCACCAAGCTGAACAACGACGTTGCGGCAATTGGCTATAAGTCTGCCTCGCAGATCGTTCAGCCTGGCCAGACGGCTCAGATGGGCAGCACCCTGTGGGTAGGTCCGGAAATTCAGGACAAAATGGCTGCCGTTGCGCCACACCTTGACCTGACCGTGGATTACGGCTGGCTGTGGTTCATCTCTCAGCCACTGTTTAAGCTGCTGAAATTTATCCACAGCTTCATCGGTAACTGGGGCTTCTCCATTATCGTTATCACCTTTATCGTTCGTGGCATCATGTACCCGCTGACCAAAGCGCAGTACACCTCGATGGCCAAAATGCGTATGCTGCAGCCAAAACTGGCGGCCATGCGTGAGCGTATCGGTGACGACAAGCAGCGTATGAGCCAGGAAATGATGGCGCTGTACAAAGCTGAGAAGGTTAACCCGCTGGGCGGCTGCTTCCCGCTGATCATCCAGATGCCAATCTTCCTGGCGCTGTACTACATGCTGATGGGCTCCGTTGAACTGCGCCACGCGCCGTTTGCACTGTGGATCCATGACCTGTCTGCACAGGACCCGTACTACATCCTGCCGATTCTGATGGGCGCCACGATGTTCTTCATCCAGAAGATGTCGCCGACCACCGTAACCGACCCGATGCAGCAGAAGATCATGACCTTTATGCCGGTCATCTTCACCGTGTTCTTCCTGTGGTTCCCGTCAGGTCTGGTGCTGTACTATATCGTCAGCAACCTGGTGACCATCCTTCAGCAACAGCTGATTTATCGCGGTCTGGAAAAGCGTGGCCTGCATAGCCGCGACAAGAAAAAGACCTGA
- the trmE gene encoding tRNA modification GTPase TrmE (in Escherichia coli this protein is involved in the biosynthesis of the hypermodified nucleoside 5-methylaminomethyl-2-thiouridine, which is found in the wobble position of some tRNAs and affects ribosomal frameshifting; shows potassium-dependent dimerization and GTP hydrolysis; also involved in regulation of glutamate-dependent acid resistance and activation of gadE), with amino-acid sequence MSNHDTIIAQATPPGRGGVGILRISGRQAREVAEAVLGKLPKPRYADYLPFRDADGSALDQGIALWFPGPNSFTGEDVLELQGHGGPVILDLLLKRILTLPGLRIANPGEFSERAFLNDKLDLAQAEAIADLIDASSEQAARSALNSLQGAFSARINHLVEALTHLRIYVEAAIDFPDEEIDFLSDGKIEAQLHRVIGDLDAVRAEARQGSLLREGMKVVIAGRPNAGKSSLLNALAGREAAIVTDIAGTTRDVLREHIHIDGMPLHIIDTAGLREASDEVERIGIERAWKEIEQADRVLFMVDGTTTDAVDPAAIWPDFIARLPERLPITVVRNKADVTGETLGLSEVSGHSLVRLSARTGEGVEVLRAHLKESMGFETNMEGGFLARRRHLQALEQAATHLQQGKAQLLGAWAGELLAEELRLAQQNLSEITGEFSSDDLLGRIFSSFCIGK; translated from the coding sequence ATGAGCAATCATGACACTATCATTGCCCAGGCGACGCCGCCGGGGCGCGGTGGCGTAGGTATCCTGCGTATTTCCGGCCGTCAGGCGCGCGAGGTCGCAGAAGCGGTCCTTGGCAAACTGCCCAAGCCGCGCTACGCGGACTACCTCCCGTTCCGCGATGCCGACGGCAGCGCGCTGGATCAGGGCATTGCGCTATGGTTCCCTGGCCCGAACTCCTTCACCGGTGAAGACGTACTTGAGCTGCAGGGACACGGCGGCCCGGTTATCCTCGACCTGCTGTTAAAACGCATTCTGACGCTGCCAGGCCTGCGCATCGCCAACCCCGGCGAGTTTTCCGAGCGTGCATTCCTGAACGATAAGCTCGACCTGGCGCAGGCAGAAGCAATTGCCGACCTGATCGACGCCAGTTCCGAGCAGGCCGCTCGCTCGGCGCTCAACTCGCTTCAGGGCGCTTTCTCCGCACGAATTAACCATCTGGTAGAAGCGCTGACTCACCTGCGCATTTACGTGGAAGCGGCTATCGACTTCCCGGACGAAGAGATCGACTTCCTCTCTGACGGTAAAATCGAAGCCCAGCTGCACCGGGTCATTGGCGACCTCGATGCGGTGCGCGCCGAAGCTCGTCAGGGCAGCCTGCTGCGTGAAGGGATGAAGGTGGTTATTGCCGGGCGCCCTAACGCCGGTAAATCCAGCCTGCTAAACGCGCTGGCCGGGCGTGAAGCCGCCATCGTCACTGATATTGCGGGCACCACGCGTGATGTGCTGCGCGAACATATTCATATCGACGGAATGCCGCTGCATATCATCGATACCGCGGGCCTGCGCGAAGCCAGCGATGAAGTGGAACGAATCGGGATTGAGCGTGCCTGGAAAGAGATTGAGCAGGCGGATCGCGTGTTGTTCATGGTGGACGGCACCACCACCGACGCCGTTGATCCGGCGGCTATCTGGCCAGATTTCATCGCTCGTCTGCCGGAACGTTTACCGATTACCGTGGTGCGTAATAAAGCGGACGTTACTGGCGAAACGCTGGGCCTTTCAGAAGTAAGTGGTCACTCACTTGTCAGGCTCTCCGCCCGTACCGGCGAAGGTGTCGAAGTGCTGCGCGCCCATCTGAAAGAGAGTATGGGCTTCGAAACAAACATGGAAGGTGGCTTCCTCGCCCGTCGCCGCCACCTGCAGGCGCTAGAGCAGGCCGCAACCCATTTGCAGCAGGGCAAAGCCCAGTTGCTGGGTGCCTGGGCCGGAGAATTGCTGGCGGAAGAGCTGCGTCTGGCCCAGCAGAACTTAAGTGAAATCACCGGTGAATTCAGCTCTGACGATCTGTTAGGGCGTATCTTCTCGAGCTTCTGTATCGGGAAATAA
- a CDS encoding MFS transporter: MNDQLHSSTLTKINAKIIPFVVLCYFIANLDKTNISIAALQMNADLGLTASMYGLGVGIFYVSYIIFELPSNILMTKVGARLWIARIMVTWGIASTGMAFIQSANQLYVMRFLLGMAEAGFTPGIIYYIACWFPKSNRARAMSFFYMGSVAASVIGLPISGLLLNMDGLGGIVGWRWLFAIEGIPAIIMGCMVLWKLPDTPNHAKWLTPEQKTWLVNQVTRDNASAIVGHQHSWVSALRNKIVLLLSLVWFLQAFGSIGITLFLPLILKSMVVDQSNFVISVLAAVPFIFACLFMYFNGRHSDITRERPLHLGLPLIISGLLLAAAIFCSNMLVAYVLLILSVGFNFALLPVFWAVTTEKLAGVAAAASIAFINSIANFAGLGLPPILGKIKDATNSYHSGLLLIAVALIVGGIIGIIVSRPPRTTPHKPTSTEI; the protein is encoded by the coding sequence ATGAACGATCAATTACATAGCTCTACGCTCACTAAAATTAACGCAAAAATTATTCCGTTCGTTGTGCTTTGTTACTTCATTGCGAATCTGGATAAGACCAACATCTCTATCGCCGCCTTGCAAATGAACGCTGATTTAGGGTTAACGGCCAGCATGTACGGGCTGGGCGTCGGCATATTCTATGTCTCCTACATCATTTTTGAGCTCCCCAGTAATATTCTGATGACCAAAGTCGGAGCACGGCTGTGGATAGCCCGCATCATGGTGACATGGGGCATTGCCAGCACCGGGATGGCGTTTATCCAAAGCGCCAACCAGCTGTATGTGATGCGCTTCCTGCTGGGTATGGCGGAGGCGGGCTTTACCCCCGGTATCATCTACTACATCGCCTGCTGGTTCCCAAAGAGTAACCGCGCCCGCGCCATGTCCTTCTTCTATATGGGCTCGGTGGCGGCCTCGGTTATTGGCCTGCCTATCTCCGGGCTGCTGCTGAACATGGACGGGCTGGGCGGCATTGTCGGCTGGCGCTGGCTGTTTGCCATCGAGGGGATACCGGCGATTATTATGGGCTGTATGGTGCTCTGGAAGTTGCCCGACACCCCGAATCACGCCAAATGGCTGACACCCGAGCAAAAAACCTGGCTGGTCAACCAGGTTACGCGGGATAACGCCAGCGCCATCGTCGGCCACCAGCACAGCTGGGTATCCGCCCTGCGAAATAAAATCGTGCTGCTCCTTAGCCTGGTATGGTTCCTGCAGGCCTTCGGCTCCATCGGTATTACCCTTTTCCTGCCGTTAATCCTGAAAAGTATGGTGGTGGATCAGAGCAACTTCGTGATTAGTGTCCTCGCCGCCGTGCCTTTCATCTTCGCCTGCCTGTTTATGTACTTTAACGGCCGCCATTCAGATATCACCCGCGAGCGGCCTCTGCACCTGGGGCTGCCGCTGATTATCTCAGGGCTGCTACTGGCAGCGGCGATATTCTGTAGCAACATGCTCGTGGCCTACGTGCTACTGATACTCAGCGTGGGCTTCAATTTCGCCCTACTGCCGGTGTTTTGGGCGGTCACCACCGAGAAACTGGCTGGCGTCGCCGCCGCCGCCTCCATCGCCTTTATCAATTCCATCGCCAACTTCGCCGGCCTGGGCCTGCCACCGATTTTGGGGAAAATCAAAGACGCTACCAACAGCTATCACTCCGGGCTGCTACTGATCGCCGTCGCGCTGATCGTTGGCGGCATCATTGGCATCATCGTTTCACGTCCGCCGCGCACTACACCGCATAAACCCACATCCACCGAGATATAG
- a CDS encoding hydroxyacid dehydrogenase encodes MKQKILQQFDVPEMLLEQLNQRYDIYRYDSLTPEEFTALAPEFRVALSSGEATVTREFFRSLPNLTLLAVFGVGYDGVDALAARELGVKVTHTPDVLTDDVADLAMGLMISASRQIPGAQRFIERGGWQNNLYPWTRRVSGSRLGIFGLGRIGHAIAKRAAAFDMHIAYTDRQRQEGVPFTWHDSLAKLAADSDYLVVCTPGGAGNRHLVDRGVMDALGAEGILINISRGSVVDEQALIQALEAGTLGGAALDVYENEPHVSGGLLERDNVVLTPHMGSATWSTRRAMTQLVVDNVDACFAGRPLPTPVPECR; translated from the coding sequence ATGAAACAAAAAATATTGCAGCAATTTGACGTACCGGAGATGCTGCTTGAGCAGCTAAATCAGCGCTACGACATCTATCGTTATGACAGTCTTACGCCTGAGGAATTTACCGCCCTGGCACCGGAATTTCGTGTTGCGCTCAGTAGCGGCGAGGCAACAGTCACCCGGGAGTTCTTCCGGTCGCTGCCAAATCTGACACTGCTGGCGGTGTTTGGCGTAGGCTATGACGGCGTGGACGCATTGGCGGCCAGAGAGCTGGGCGTGAAGGTTACGCATACCCCCGACGTACTGACCGACGACGTAGCCGATTTGGCGATGGGGTTAATGATTTCCGCTTCGCGCCAGATCCCGGGTGCGCAGCGCTTTATTGAAAGGGGTGGCTGGCAAAATAATCTGTATCCCTGGACCCGCCGCGTTTCAGGTTCACGCCTGGGGATATTCGGCCTGGGGCGCATCGGTCACGCTATCGCCAAACGCGCTGCGGCATTCGATATGCACATAGCTTATACCGACCGTCAGCGTCAGGAGGGCGTGCCTTTCACCTGGCATGACAGCCTGGCAAAGCTGGCGGCGGATAGCGACTATCTGGTGGTTTGTACACCGGGCGGAGCAGGTAACCGTCATCTGGTCGATCGCGGGGTAATGGATGCGTTGGGTGCCGAAGGCATTCTAATCAATATCTCCCGCGGGTCTGTGGTAGACGAGCAGGCGCTGATTCAGGCGCTGGAGGCAGGAACGCTAGGCGGGGCGGCACTGGACGTTTACGAAAATGAGCCTCATGTGTCAGGTGGTCTACTGGAAAGAGACAATGTCGTACTGACCCCACACATGGGCAGCGCCACCTGGTCCACACGCCGGGCAATGACCCAATTGGTGGTCGATAACGTAGATGCCTGTTTCGCTGGGCGCCCGCTGCCGACACCGGTACCAGAATGCCGCTAG
- a CDS encoding adenine permease PurP (involved in the transport or adenine) has translation MSQPQSTPETTPGLLERAFKLREHGTNARTEVIAGFTTFLTMVYIVFVNPQILGAAGMDTQAVFVTTCLIAAFGSILMGIFANLPVALAPAMGLNAFFAFVVVGAMGLSWQVGMGAIFWGAVGLLLLTIFRVRYWMIANIPLGLRVGITSGIGLFIGMMGLKNAGIIVANKETLVSIGNLTSHSVLLGALGFFIIAILASRNIHAAVLVSIVVTTLLGWLLGDVQYHGIVSAPPSVSSVVGQVDLAGSLNLGLAGVIFSFMLVNLFDSSGTLIGVTDKAGLTDEKGKFPRMKQALFVDSISSVTGSFFGTSSVTAYIESSSGVSVGGRTGLTAIVVGLLFLLVIFLSPLAGMVPAYAAAGALIYVGVLMTSSLARVKWDDLTEAVPAFITAVMMPFSFSITEGIALGFISYCIMKLGTGRWRELSPCVLIVALLFVLKIVFVD, from the coding sequence ATGAGCCAACCACAGTCCACTCCGGAAACAACCCCGGGGCTGCTCGAACGCGCGTTCAAATTACGCGAACACGGTACTAACGCCCGCACCGAGGTGATCGCCGGGTTCACCACCTTCCTGACGATGGTGTACATCGTTTTTGTTAACCCACAAATCCTCGGCGCTGCCGGGATGGATACCCAGGCGGTATTCGTCACGACCTGCCTGATTGCCGCCTTTGGCAGCATTCTTATGGGGATTTTCGCCAATCTGCCGGTGGCGCTGGCGCCGGCGATGGGTCTGAACGCCTTCTTCGCCTTCGTGGTTGTTGGCGCGATGGGCTTGTCCTGGCAAGTCGGCATGGGCGCTATTTTCTGGGGCGCAGTGGGCCTGCTGCTGCTGACCATTTTCCGCGTTCGCTACTGGATGATAGCGAATATCCCGCTTGGTCTGCGCGTCGGCATCACCAGCGGTATCGGCCTGTTTATCGGCATGATGGGGCTGAAAAATGCCGGGATCATCGTAGCCAATAAAGAGACGCTGGTTAGCATCGGGAACCTGACCTCCCACAGCGTACTGCTGGGGGCGCTGGGCTTCTTTATCATTGCGATTCTCGCTTCTCGTAATATTCACGCGGCGGTGCTGGTTTCTATCGTGGTGACCACGCTGCTGGGCTGGCTGCTGGGCGACGTGCAGTATCACGGTATCGTCTCTGCGCCACCGAGCGTGAGCAGCGTTGTCGGGCAGGTGGATTTAGCCGGTTCGCTAAATCTGGGTCTCGCAGGCGTGATTTTCTCCTTCATGCTGGTGAACCTGTTTGACTCCTCCGGCACCCTGATTGGCGTGACGGATAAAGCCGGGTTAACCGACGAAAAGGGCAAATTCCCGCGCATGAAGCAGGCGCTGTTCGTGGACAGTATCTCTTCCGTGACCGGCTCGTTCTTCGGTACTTCTTCGGTTACCGCCTACATCGAAAGCTCTTCCGGTGTTTCCGTCGGGGGCCGCACCGGCCTGACGGCTATCGTGGTTGGTCTGCTGTTCCTGCTGGTTATATTCCTGTCGCCGCTGGCGGGCATGGTGCCGGCATACGCGGCCGCAGGGGCGCTGATTTACGTTGGCGTGCTGATGACCTCAAGCCTGGCTCGCGTGAAGTGGGATGACCTCACCGAAGCGGTACCGGCGTTTATCACCGCCGTGATGATGCCGTTCAGCTTCTCCATTACCGAAGGCATCGCGCTGGGCTTTATTTCCTACTGCATCATGAAGCTTGGGACTGGCCGCTGGCGCGAACTGAGCCCGTGCGTCCTCATCGTGGCGCTGCTGTTTGTGCTCAAAATTGTGTTTGTTGACTAA
- a CDS encoding 6-phosphogluconate phosphatase (YieH; catalyzes the dephosphorylation of phosphoenolpyruvate, AMP and p-nitrophenyl phosphate; purine and pyrimidine nucleotides are secondary substrates; member of the haloacid dehalogenase-like hydrolases superfamily) — protein MSRIEAVFFDCDGTLVDSEVICSKAYVHMFAQYGIQLALDDVFKTFKGVKLYEIIDTINAEYGTSLPKLELEVIYRAEVARLFDSELQEIAGANTLLAQINKPMCVVSNGPVSKMQHSLGKTGMLDYFPGALYSGYDIQRWKPDPALMFHAAEQMNMDVERCILVDDSMAGAQSGIAAGMEVFYFCADPHNKPIDHPKVTTFTDLAELPGLWKARGWEITA, from the coding sequence ATGTCCCGGATAGAAGCGGTGTTTTTTGACTGCGATGGAACGCTGGTCGACAGCGAGGTCATCTGCTCCAAAGCCTACGTACATATGTTTGCGCAATACGGCATTCAACTTGCGCTGGATGATGTTTTCAAAACCTTCAAAGGCGTCAAACTCTACGAAATTATCGACACAATCAACGCTGAGTACGGCACCAGCCTGCCTAAGCTCGAACTGGAAGTTATTTACCGCGCCGAAGTTGCCCGCCTGTTTGACAGCGAACTTCAGGAAATCGCCGGGGCAAACACGCTACTGGCGCAAATCAACAAGCCGATGTGCGTGGTGTCTAACGGCCCGGTGAGCAAAATGCAGCACTCTCTCGGAAAAACCGGGATGCTCGACTACTTCCCGGGTGCCCTGTACAGCGGGTACGACATTCAACGCTGGAAGCCGGATCCGGCCCTGATGTTCCACGCGGCGGAACAGATGAACATGGACGTAGAGCGCTGCATTCTGGTGGACGATTCTATGGCGGGAGCGCAGTCGGGGATTGCGGCCGGGATGGAGGTATTTTATTTCTGTGCCGATCCGCATAACAAACCAATCGATCACCCAAAGGTGACGACGTTTACCGATTTGGCAGAGTTGCCGGGCTTGTGGAAAGCGCGGGGCTGGGAAATTACGGCGTAG
- a CDS encoding short-chain dehydrogenase, protein MSQRIALVTGGSRGLGKNAALKLAARGIGILLTYNSQRQEAEDVVREIEQKGVKAAAIQLNVGDSSTFAGFVEQVKETLRNVWQRDRFDYLLNNAGIGLEASFAETTEAQFDEIMNIHLKGPFFLTQRLLPLIKDGGRILNVSTGLTRFSLPGKAAYATMKGAMEVLTKYQAKELGSRGIAVNIIAPGAIATDFSGGIVRDNEHVSKAIAAQTALGRVGQPDDIGDAIAAILSDETGWMNAQRIEVSGGMFL, encoded by the coding sequence ATGAGTCAACGCATTGCTTTAGTCACCGGCGGCAGCCGCGGATTAGGGAAAAACGCAGCGCTGAAGCTGGCCGCACGCGGAATCGGTATCCTGCTGACCTATAATAGCCAGCGTCAGGAAGCCGAAGATGTGGTACGCGAAATTGAGCAAAAAGGCGTGAAAGCTGCAGCAATTCAGCTTAACGTCGGCGATTCATCAACCTTTGCCGGATTTGTTGAACAGGTGAAAGAAACGCTGCGCAATGTCTGGCAGAGAGATAGGTTTGATTATTTACTGAACAACGCAGGGATCGGTCTTGAAGCGTCGTTTGCCGAGACCACCGAAGCGCAGTTCGATGAGATTATGAATATTCATCTGAAAGGGCCATTTTTCCTGACTCAGCGCCTGCTGCCGCTGATTAAAGACGGCGGCCGCATTCTGAATGTCTCCACCGGCCTGACCCGCTTCTCACTGCCGGGTAAAGCCGCCTACGCCACGATGAAAGGGGCGATGGAAGTGTTGACCAAATATCAGGCCAAAGAGCTTGGCTCGCGTGGGATTGCGGTGAATATCATTGCGCCAGGCGCTATCGCCACCGATTTTAGCGGTGGGATTGTGCGCGACAACGAGCATGTTTCTAAGGCCATTGCGGCACAAACCGCGCTGGGGCGTGTAGGCCAGCCGGATGATATTGGCGATGCGATTGCGGCTATTCTCAGCGATGAGACCGGCTGGATGAACGCACAGCGGATTGAAGTGTCCGGCGGGATGTTCCTTTAG
- a CDS encoding transcriptional regulator translates to MDKIHAMQLFVRVAELESFTRAADTLGLPKGSVSRQVQALETSLGTRLLHRTTRRVQLTQDGMVYYERCRDLLTNLDELDGLFQTDPASVSGRIRVDMPVTLARGLIIPKLPGFLQQYPGIELELSSSDRMVDVVREGFDCVVRVGHLKDSGLVARPLGKFTMINCASPDYLSRFGYPESLDDLASHALVHYAQNLGTRPQGFEVWLDKTTQWVKTGGLITVNSTETYQAACAAGLGIIQVPRVGVKAQLKEGSLVEILPQYRAEPMPISLLYPHRRNLSRRVHLFMEWLSGVLKAYVD, encoded by the coding sequence ATGGATAAAATACACGCAATGCAGCTTTTCGTGCGCGTTGCGGAGCTGGAGAGTTTTACCCGCGCCGCAGACACGCTGGGGCTGCCAAAGGGCAGCGTTTCGCGCCAGGTTCAGGCGCTGGAAACCTCGCTCGGTACGCGCCTGCTGCACCGCACCACTCGCCGGGTGCAGCTCACCCAGGACGGCATGGTCTATTACGAGCGCTGCCGCGATCTGTTAACTAACCTCGATGAACTCGACGGTCTGTTCCAGACCGATCCCGCCAGCGTCAGTGGGCGAATCAGGGTCGATATGCCCGTTACGCTGGCTCGCGGCTTGATCATTCCGAAACTGCCTGGGTTCCTGCAACAGTACCCGGGCATAGAGCTAGAGCTTAGCAGCAGCGACAGAATGGTGGATGTTGTCCGGGAAGGATTTGACTGCGTGGTGCGCGTGGGCCACCTCAAAGACTCGGGCCTGGTGGCCAGGCCGCTGGGGAAATTCACCATGATCAACTGCGCCAGTCCGGACTACCTGAGCCGCTTTGGCTATCCTGAAAGCCTGGACGATCTGGCTTCGCACGCGCTGGTGCATTACGCCCAAAACCTCGGTACTCGCCCGCAGGGCTTTGAAGTCTGGCTGGATAAAACAACGCAGTGGGTGAAAACCGGCGGCCTGATCACCGTCAACAGCACGGAAACCTACCAGGCCGCCTGCGCCGCCGGACTGGGTATTATCCAGGTCCCCCGCGTGGGCGTGAAAGCCCAGCTAAAGGAAGGCAGCCTTGTCGAAATTCTTCCTCAGTACCGCGCCGAACCGATGCCGATTTCGCTGCTTTATCCGCATCGTCGCAACCTCTCCCGGCGGGTACATTTGTTTATGGAATGGCTAAGCGGCGTACTCAAAGCCTATGTCGATTAG
- a CDS encoding membrane protein produces MTTPDNREKRPTNELEYEPVVALETQQEQAQSQPAENEPLVKLKTSNAAVNSTISAVNKTVRQPIIAHLLRAAERFNDRLGNQFGAAITYFSFLSLIPIMMVAFAAGGYVLASHPTLLEDIFAKILENVSDPTLAATLKNTINTAVQQRTTVGLVGLLIALYSGINWMGNLREAVRAQSRDKWERSPQDQEKFWVKYLRDFISLIGLLVALIVTLSITSISGSAQALLIGLLHLGDIEWLKPAWHMVGLAISIFANYLLFFWIFWRLPRHRPRRKALIRGTLIAAIGFEVIKIIMTYSLPKLVSSPSGAAFGSVLGLMAFFYFFARLTLFCAAWIATAEYKDDPRMPGKTHK; encoded by the coding sequence ATGACAACGCCGGATAACCGTGAAAAACGCCCTACCAACGAGCTCGAGTACGAGCCTGTTGTCGCTCTTGAGACTCAGCAGGAACAAGCTCAGAGCCAACCCGCGGAGAACGAACCGCTGGTGAAGCTTAAAACCAGCAATGCCGCAGTGAACAGCACCATTTCCGCTGTCAACAAAACGGTCAGGCAGCCGATAATTGCCCACCTGCTCCGCGCCGCCGAACGTTTTAATGACCGGCTGGGGAACCAGTTTGGCGCCGCCATTACCTACTTCTCGTTTTTGTCGCTGATCCCCATCATGATGGTGGCCTTCGCGGCAGGTGGCTATGTGCTTGCCTCCCATCCAACGCTGCTCGAAGACATTTTTGCCAAAATCCTTGAGAACGTCAGCGACCCGACGCTTGCCGCCACGCTTAAAAACACCATCAATACCGCGGTTCAGCAGCGCACCACCGTTGGCCTGGTGGGGCTGCTGATTGCCCTCTACTCCGGTATTAACTGGATGGGCAACCTGCGTGAAGCGGTGCGTGCCCAGTCACGGGATAAGTGGGAACGCAGCCCGCAGGATCAGGAAAAATTCTGGGTAAAATACCTGCGAGACTTTATTTCATTGATTGGCCTGCTGGTTGCGCTGATCGTGACGCTGTCGATCACCTCTATTTCCGGTTCAGCCCAGGCGCTACTGATAGGGTTGCTGCACCTTGGCGACATCGAGTGGCTCAAACCGGCCTGGCACATGGTGGGCCTGGCCATTTCGATTTTTGCCAACTACCTGTTGTTCTTCTGGATCTTCTGGCGTCTGCCGCGCCACCGCCCGCGCCGCAAGGCGCTCATTCGCGGCACGCTGATTGCGGCTATCGGCTTTGAGGTGATTAAAATCATCATGACCTACAGCCTACCGAAGCTGGTCAGCTCGCCTTCCGGGGCTGCTTTTGGTTCGGTGCTGGGGCTGATGGCCTTCTTCTATTTCTTTGCCCGCCTGACGCTGTTCTGCGCGGCCTGGATTGCCACCGCAGAATACAAAGACGACCCGAGGATGCCCGGGAAAACGCATAAATAA